A single Methanocaldococcus bathoardescens DNA region contains:
- a CDS encoding DUF2085 domain-containing protein yields the protein MKKYYALIFVSFLIFYLGIFLAPYFAFLGEHSNFWKLISICVYSIYSPICHQMPQRSFFIFGHKMAVCARCFGIYTGFLIGMVIYLFLKKLDDFKIPNKWYLIISSIPMVVDGTTQLIGLRESFNELRFITGFIAGFTITFYILPIFFEMIYKKFKIK from the coding sequence ATGAAAAAATATTATGCACTTATCTTTGTCTCTTTTCTCATTTTCTATTTGGGAATTTTTTTAGCACCTTATTTTGCATTTTTAGGAGAACATTCAAATTTTTGGAAGTTAATTTCAATATGTGTATATTCTATATACTCCCCTATATGCCATCAAATGCCACAAAGAAGCTTTTTTATTTTTGGGCATAAAATGGCTGTTTGTGCGAGATGTTTTGGAATTTATACAGGCTTTTTAATTGGGATGGTTATTTATCTATTCCTTAAAAAATTAGATGATTTTAAAATCCCTAACAAATGGTATTTAATAATTTCATCAATTCCTATGGTAGTTGATGGCACTACCCAACTAATTGGATTGAGGGAAAGTTTTAATGAGTTGAGATTTATAACTGGATTTATTGCTGGTTTTACCATAACTTTTTATATTTTGCCAATATTTTTTGAAATGATTTACAAAAAATTTAAAATTAAGTGA
- a CDS encoding DUF192 domain-containing protein translates to MQNKKIKKVKVGDFEFDVVLADNFIKRGLGLMLRDIGDKAMLFLYKRRKITMHTFFMLYPIDVIFIDKDMVVEAVRLKPWKSYKCKNYSTAMLEFKCRDAELNKLIGEKVEFMRG, encoded by the coding sequence ATGCAAAATAAGAAAATTAAAAAAGTTAAAGTTGGAGATTTTGAGTTTGATGTTGTATTAGCAGATAATTTTATTAAAAGAGGGTTAGGTTTAATGCTTAGAGATATTGGGGATAAAGCTATGCTCTTCCTATATAAAAGAAGAAAGATAACCATGCATACATTTTTTATGCTTTATCCTATTGATGTAATTTTTATTGATAAAGATATGGTTGTTGAAGCTGTAAGATTAAAGCCATGGAAATCATATAAATGCAAAAATTACTCAACGGCAATGCTTGAATTTAAGTGTAGAGATGCTGAGCTAAATAAGCTTATTGGGGAAAAAGTAGAATTTATGAGAGGATAA
- a CDS encoding M20 family metallopeptidase has protein sequence MDYLKILEDLVKIRTDNRIGVKKAFKYLSNLFNNLGIKNTIIEGCFVAYKEKENFDLILNSHIDTVKVQSNFKKDDNNFYGTGVIDAKGNVVLMIHAFLNSNNSILVISPDEEKESNGIYNFCQYLRNKNKIKKDIKCIVGEPTDLNVCIGHKGRFEYIVEAFGKARHASSQGLNPIEILSQIILDLKQMPLEKIKVDKIYCSSITPTIIKGGIQSNIIPDYAYVLFDVRSVEKDIIKKIDNFLSQKNYSKHIKSGLNSERHYADFYMLENKELINKLSKEFKISFFNATCEAYYFNKFLNADTVIYGVGKLELAHSKEECLNLNDFDRGIKEVEKLAELMINSLGD, from the coding sequence ATGGATTACTTAAAAATCTTAGAGGATTTAGTAAAAATCAGAACTGACAATAGAATTGGTGTTAAAAAGGCATTTAAATATTTGTCTAATCTTTTCAATAACTTAGGAATAAAAAATACTATCATTGAAGGATGCTTTGTAGCTTATAAAGAAAAGGAAAACTTTGATTTGATATTAAATTCACATATTGACACTGTAAAAGTTCAATCAAATTTTAAAAAGGATGATAATAATTTTTATGGAACTGGGGTTATAGATGCTAAAGGGAATGTAGTTTTAATGATTCATGCTTTTTTAAATAGTAATAACTCTATATTAGTTATCTCTCCTGATGAAGAAAAAGAATCAAATGGTATCTATAATTTTTGTCAATATTTGAGGAATAAAAATAAAATTAAAAAAGATATTAAATGCATAGTTGGAGAGCCAACTGACTTAAATGTTTGTATTGGACATAAAGGGAGGTTTGAGTATATTGTTGAGGCATTTGGTAAAGCGAGGCATGCTTCATCTCAAGGCCTAAATCCAATAGAAATTCTAAGCCAGATTATTTTAGATTTAAAACAAATGCCTTTAGAAAAAATTAAAGTTGATAAAATCTACTGTTCTTCAATAACTCCAACTATAATAAAAGGCGGAATTCAAAGTAATATAATTCCTGACTATGCTTATGTCTTATTTGATGTTAGGAGTGTTGAGAAGGATATAATAAAAAAGATAGACAATTTTTTATCTCAAAAAAATTATTCAAAGCATATAAAAAGTGGATTAAATTCTGAAAGGCATTATGCTGATTTCTACATGCTTGAAAATAAAGAATTGATAAATAAGTTGTCTAAAGAGTTTAAAATATCCTTTTTCAATGCCACCTGTGAAGCATATTACTTCAACAAATTTTTAAACGCTGATACTGTTATTTATGGTGTTGGAAAATTAGAGCTTGCCCACTCTAAGGAAGAATGTTTAAATTTAAATGATTTTGATAGGGGAATTAAAGAAGTAGAGAAGCTTGCAGAGTTAATGATAAATAGTTTAGGGGATTAA
- a CDS encoding SWIM zinc finger family protein, whose product MYYDQKIIERGKLYYRNNLVKYCIKYKNFLFGEVIGSETYKVKVDLNDNYFGLCTCPYKYNCKHAYALIEAYKNNNYIDAEEIFKELKNKTKEEILEILKNLVVKHYLWDEFLDTDSLLNKAIGLIKLIPLERKNIHTFKSFLRNQFVKNADDEELIKVIDEMIKADLDFNNSDIIESLTIILDEIFRRENKEAIKKLINLYRKHKRELWIVGDYLIIHYDDYFDYMD is encoded by the coding sequence ATGTATTATGACCAAAAAATAATAGAAAGAGGTAAATTATATTACAGAAACAATTTAGTCAAATACTGCATAAAATACAAAAATTTTTTATTTGGAGAGGTTATAGGCTCAGAGACCTACAAAGTTAAAGTTGATTTGAATGATAATTATTTTGGTTTATGCACATGCCCATACAAATACAACTGCAAACATGCCTACGCTCTAATTGAGGCATATAAAAACAACAACTATATTGATGCGGAAGAAATATTTAAAGAACTGAAAAACAAAACTAAAGAAGAAATTTTAGAAATTTTAAAAAATTTAGTTGTTAAACATTACCTATGGGATGAGTTTTTAGATACGGATAGTTTGTTAAACAAAGCCATTGGCTTAATAAAACTAATTCCATTAGAGAGAAAAAATATTCATACATTTAAGTCATTTTTAAGGAATCAGTTTGTTAAAAATGCTGATGATGAAGAATTAATAAAGGTTATTGATGAAATGATAAAAGCAGATTTGGATTTTAATAATTCTGATATTATTGAGTCACTGACAATAATATTAGATGAAATCTTTAGAAGAGAAAATAAAGAAGCAATAAAAAAGCTTATAAATTTATATAGGAAGCATAAAAGAGAATTATGGATTGTTGGAGATTATCTAATTATTCACTATGATGATTACTTTGATTATATGGATTAG
- a CDS encoding AAA family ATPase: MSKIGFNPIKIKSFSKIKTYDDTLPSLKYVVLEPAGFPIRVSSENVKVSTDDPVLFNIYARDQWIGEIVKEGDYLFDNSILPDYAFKVISTYPKEGGMITSETVFKLQTPKKVLRTQFKKAKFSEIIGQEEAKKKCRIIMKYLENPKLFGEWAPKNVLFYGPPGTGKTLMARALATETNSSFILVKAPELIGEHVGDASKMIRELYQRASESAPCIVFIDELDAIGLSREYQSLRGDVSEVVNALLTELDGIKENEGVVTIAATNNPAMLDPAIRSRFEEEIEFKLPNDEERLKIMELYAKKMPIPVKANLKEFVEKTKGFSGRDIKEKFLKPALHRAILENRDYVSKEDLEWALKKIVSNRREAPQHLYL, from the coding sequence ATGAGTAAAATTGGATTTAATCCAATAAAAATAAAATCTTTTTCAAAGATTAAAACTTACGATGATACATTACCATCATTAAAGTACGTTGTCTTAGAGCCTGCGGGATTCCCAATTAGGGTTAGTAGCGAGAACGTTAAAGTCTCTACTGATGACCCTGTATTATTTAACATCTATGCGAGAGACCAGTGGATTGGCGAGATTGTTAAAGAGGGTGATTACTTATTTGATAACTCAATCCTTCCAGATTACGCTTTCAAAGTTATCTCAACTTATCCAAAAGAGGGAGGAATGATTACAAGCGAGACAGTATTTAAATTGCAAACTCCTAAAAAAGTTCTTAGAACACAGTTTAAAAAAGCTAAGTTCAGCGAGATTATTGGGCAGGAAGAGGCAAAGAAGAAGTGTAGAATTATTATGAAGTATTTAGAAAATCCAAAACTCTTTGGAGAATGGGCTCCAAAGAATGTATTGTTCTATGGACCTCCAGGAACTGGAAAGACATTGATGGCAAGAGCTTTAGCTACAGAGACAAATTCATCATTCATATTAGTGAAAGCTCCAGAGCTTATTGGAGAGCATGTTGGAGATGCTTCTAAAATGATTAGGGAGCTTTATCAAAGAGCATCTGAAAGTGCTCCATGTATTGTGTTTATTGATGAGTTAGATGCTATAGGATTAAGTAGGGAATATCAATCATTAAGAGGAGATGTTTCTGAAGTAGTTAATGCATTATTAACTGAATTAGATGGAATTAAAGAAAATGAAGGAGTTGTAACTATAGCGGCAACAAATAACCCAGCCATGTTAGACCCAGCAATTAGAAGTAGGTTTGAGGAAGAGATTGAGTTCAAATTACCAAATGATGAGGAGAGATTGAAAATTATGGAATTGTATGCTAAAAAAATGCCAATTCCTGTTAAAGCTAATTTAAAAGAATTCGTTGAAAAAACAAAAGGATTTAGTGGTAGAGATATTAAAGAGAAATTCTTAAAGCCAGCACTACATAGGGCCATATTAGAAAATAGGGATTATGTTAGTAAAGAAGATTTAGAATGGGCTCTAAAGAAGATTGTAAGTAATAGAAGGGAAGCTCCACAACACCTCTATCTCTAA
- a CDS encoding ATP-binding protein, which translates to MELRDEDLILEEVRDYLTAYLRNIHQEDIILDNERVVVDLNQLYNSGLMEFVEFLVNNPQRGIEFIRECYDEAYYTLRNERPTNIIIAVKNLPKIFKTTKKGKVFTIEDIRSKTLGKLVEFEGIIVMASKIKPMLKKAYYLCPKCGREVVREIDILNADSEKAVCECGAELNLIEHKSIYTDFQEIKVQQPLDLMENPEEPPKYITVFLENSPGIYAGRVKITGIPIKVKKSKKLPIYDIHVKALHCEILDGEVKIKLTNSDIEKIKKIAKRKDVVDLLADRLIPEIKGHSAIKKAVFLQQIKGVKKPGKRADIHILLITDPGIGKTVILRKIAEIPGNLYGSVTTATGVGLTAAVVREKTEIGEDTWVIKPGLLVKAHKGTACIDELTVNKELQSYVLEAMESQTIHISKGGINAKLPAECAILAACNPRWGRFNPDVSVAEQINIPAPLLSRFDLIFPIRDVSDKDKDKDIAEYIVDLHRAYLDEKINKEIGLDYFEVDGVKIDKEFIIKYIYYARQKKPVISEKAKELFVNYYVEMRKKHQITARQLEAAIRIAEAHAKAKLKDVVDEEDAKEAINIITECLKEIAYDPETGIFDVDKILGVSKKERDKLTTVYEIIKELSEKSELVEHEDIVEEAKKKGIKEEELENIIKKLIKYGDIDEPKPGRYRLL; encoded by the coding sequence ATGGAATTGAGAGATGAAGACTTAATTTTAGAAGAAGTTAGGGATTATTTAACTGCATATTTGAGAAATATTCATCAGGAAGATATTATCTTAGACAATGAAAGGGTTGTGGTTGATTTAAATCAACTTTACAACTCTGGATTAATGGAATTTGTAGAATTTTTAGTAAATAATCCGCAAAGAGGAATTGAATTTATAAGAGAGTGTTACGACGAAGCATACTATACATTGAGGAATGAACGCCCTACAAATATAATAATTGCAGTAAAAAACCTTCCAAAAATTTTCAAAACCACAAAAAAAGGGAAAGTTTTTACAATAGAAGATATTAGGAGTAAAACCTTAGGAAAGTTAGTTGAATTTGAAGGAATTATAGTTATGGCATCAAAGATAAAACCAATGCTAAAAAAAGCCTATTATCTCTGCCCAAAATGTGGAAGAGAAGTTGTTAGAGAAATAGATATCTTAAATGCTGACTCTGAAAAAGCGGTTTGTGAATGTGGAGCTGAGCTAAACTTGATTGAGCATAAATCAATATATACTGACTTTCAGGAAATTAAAGTTCAACAGCCGTTAGATTTAATGGAGAATCCTGAAGAGCCGCCAAAATATATAACTGTATTCTTAGAAAACAGCCCTGGAATATATGCTGGAAGAGTTAAAATTACTGGCATTCCTATAAAAGTTAAGAAAAGTAAAAAACTTCCTATTTATGATATACATGTAAAGGCTTTACATTGTGAGATTTTGGATGGAGAAGTTAAGATTAAATTAACGAATTCAGATATTGAAAAAATTAAAAAAATAGCTAAAAGAAAAGATGTTGTTGATTTATTGGCAGATAGATTGATTCCAGAGATTAAAGGGCATTCAGCAATAAAAAAGGCAGTTTTCTTACAACAAATAAAAGGAGTTAAAAAACCTGGAAAAAGGGCTGATATTCATATATTATTAATTACCGACCCTGGAATTGGGAAGACGGTTATTTTAAGAAAAATTGCAGAGATTCCTGGTAATTTGTATGGTTCTGTAACCACTGCCACTGGTGTTGGTTTAACTGCGGCTGTTGTTAGAGAAAAGACAGAAATTGGGGAAGACACCTGGGTTATTAAGCCAGGTTTGTTAGTTAAAGCCCATAAAGGAACTGCATGTATAGATGAGCTAACTGTCAATAAAGAACTACAGAGCTATGTTTTAGAAGCTATGGAAAGTCAGACAATCCATATTAGCAAAGGAGGGATTAATGCTAAGCTTCCAGCTGAATGTGCAATTTTAGCCGCTTGCAATCCAAGATGGGGAAGATTTAACCCAGATGTTTCTGTAGCAGAGCAGATAAATATTCCAGCCCCTTTATTGAGTAGGTTTGATTTAATATTCCCAATTAGAGATGTTTCTGATAAGGATAAGGATAAAGATATTGCTGAATATATTGTAGATTTGCATAGAGCATATTTAGATGAGAAAATAAATAAAGAGATTGGTTTAGATTACTTTGAAGTTGATGGAGTTAAGATTGACAAAGAGTTTATAATAAAATATATCTACTATGCAAGACAGAAAAAGCCAGTTATTAGTGAAAAAGCTAAAGAACTGTTCGTCAATTATTATGTAGAGATGAGAAAAAAGCATCAGATAACTGCAAGGCAGTTAGAAGCGGCCATAAGGATTGCTGAGGCACATGCAAAGGCAAAGTTAAAAGATGTTGTTGATGAGGAAGATGCTAAAGAAGCTATAAATATAATCACTGAATGCTTAAAAGAGATTGCTTATGACCCAGAAACTGGAATATTTGACGTAGATAAAATCTTAGGAGTGTCTAAGAAGGAGAGGGATAAATTAACAACTGTTTATGAGATAATTAAAGAGTTGTCTGAAAAATCAGAACTTGTTGAGCATGAAGATATTGTTGAAGAAGCAAAAAAGAAGGGTATTAAAGAGGAAGAGTTAGAAAATATTATTAAAAAGTTAATTAAGTATGGGGATATAGATGAACCAAAACCTGGGAGGTATAGATTGTTGTAA
- a CDS encoding SDH family Clp fold serine proteinase — protein sequence MTSMDIFFFLFIFLLFIYPEMMMRYKIMKRLRCIREIERERGTRVIAMIHRQEALTFLGIPIYKFITIEDSEEILRAIRLTPEDMPIDLIIHTPGGLALASEQIALALKEHKAKTTVIIPHYAMSGGSLIALAADEIIMDKNAVMGPVDPQIGQYPAASILEAYYKKGDRVDDETLILVDISKKAIKQMEEFVYELLKDKYGDEKAKEIAKKLTSGTWTHDYPLTVNKLKELGIEVNTNVPRKVYELLELYPQPMGAKPSVYYIPVPYNKKESEKNAK from the coding sequence ATGACATCCATGGATATATTTTTCTTCTTATTCATATTCCTATTGTTTATTTATCCAGAGATGATGATGAGATATAAAATAATGAAAAGGTTGAGATGTATAAGGGAGATTGAGAGAGAAAGAGGGACAAGAGTTATAGCAATGATACATAGGCAAGAAGCATTAACATTCTTGGGAATACCAATATACAAATTTATCACCATTGAAGATAGTGAAGAGATTTTAAGAGCTATTAGATTAACACCAGAAGATATGCCTATTGATTTAATCATCCATACACCTGGAGGTTTAGCTTTAGCGAGTGAGCAGATTGCTTTAGCTTTAAAAGAACATAAAGCAAAAACAACAGTTATAATCCCACATTATGCTATGAGTGGAGGTTCTCTAATAGCTTTAGCGGCTGATGAAATAATTATGGATAAAAATGCAGTTATGGGGCCAGTAGACCCACAGATTGGGCAGTATCCTGCTGCATCTATCTTAGAAGCATACTATAAAAAAGGAGATAGAGTGGATGATGAAACACTAATATTGGTTGATATATCAAAAAAGGCAATTAAACAGATGGAAGAATTTGTTTATGAGTTGTTGAAAGATAAGTATGGAGATGAGAAAGCTAAAGAAATAGCAAAAAAACTAACTTCAGGAACATGGACACATGATTATCCTTTAACAGTTAATAAATTAAAAGAGTTGGGCATTGAAGTCAATACAAATGTCCCAAGAAAAGTTTATGAGTTATTAGAGCTTTATCCACAACCAATGGGTGCAAAACCATCTGTATATTACATCCCTGTCCCATATAATAAAAAAGAAAGTGAAAAAAATGCAAAATAA
- the pyrC gene encoding dihydroorotase has translation MLLKNCRIVKDDKIIEGDILIDENGKIKKIAKNIKVDDETIDIKNSLVIPGVIDAHVHFRWGEKEKEDFSTGSLAGINGGVCFAIDMPNNKPPITTKELFYKKLEDSKKDSKINIFFNFGITEKNYLENVKEAKAYKIFMVKSVGDLYINDYSKLKDILNQNKLFCIHAEHKDVINENIEKYPLDSWIDHCKIRDEKSEVEAVKEVIKNLKIIDKLEKYKPHIHFCHISTKKALYIIKEAKHELKNIKITVEATPHHIYLNKDMAEELKGFGKFNPPLREKEDNIALIKGIINKDIDIIASDHAPHLLEDKLKDVRNCPSGIPGIETIVPLTLNLVNKKLITLFDAVRVLSKNPAKIFDINNKIEEGNLTNLTIIDLKKEGKINAELFKSKAKFSPFDGWEVKGFPIYTVVNGTLYESYGFYY, from the coding sequence ATGCTGCTGAAAAACTGTAGAATAGTAAAAGATGATAAGATAATTGAAGGAGATATTTTAATTGATGAAAATGGAAAAATTAAGAAAATAGCCAAAAATATTAAAGTAGATGATGAAACAATTGACATAAAAAACTCTCTTGTTATTCCTGGAGTTATTGATGCACATGTTCATTTTAGATGGGGAGAAAAAGAGAAGGAAGATTTTTCAACTGGAAGTTTAGCTGGAATAAATGGAGGTGTTTGCTTTGCTATAGATATGCCAAATAACAAGCCCCCAATAACTACAAAAGAACTTTTTTATAAAAAACTTGAAGATAGTAAAAAGGATAGCAAAATAAACATATTTTTTAATTTTGGAATTACAGAGAAAAATTATCTTGAAAATGTAAAAGAGGCAAAGGCATATAAGATATTCATGGTTAAATCTGTTGGAGATTTATATATAAATGATTACTCAAAATTAAAAGATATTTTAAACCAAAATAAACTTTTCTGCATCCACGCCGAGCATAAAGACGTTATAAATGAAAATATAGAAAAATATCCCTTAGATAGTTGGATAGACCACTGTAAAATTAGGGATGAAAAATCAGAGGTTGAGGCGGTTAAAGAAGTTATAAAAAACTTAAAGATTATTGATAAACTTGAAAAATATAAACCACACATTCACTTTTGCCATATTTCAACTAAAAAAGCTCTATATATAATAAAAGAAGCAAAACATGAATTAAAAAATATTAAAATTACTGTTGAAGCTACTCCTCACCACATTTATTTAAATAAAGATATGGCTGAGGAATTAAAAGGTTTTGGAAAATTCAATCCACCATTAAGAGAAAAAGAGGATAATATTGCTTTAATTAAAGGAATTATAAATAAAGATATCGATATTATTGCTTCTGACCACGCCCCACATTTATTAGAAGATAAGCTTAAAGATGTCAGAAACTGCCCTTCAGGGATTCCTGGAATTGAAACTATAGTCCCTCTAACTCTAAATTTAGTTAATAAAAAACTTATAACTTTATTTGATGCTGTGAGGGTTTTATCAAAAAATCCTGCTAAAATATTTGATATAAACAACAAAATTGAAGAAGGAAATTTAACAAATTTAACTATTATTGATTTAAAAAAGGAAGGAAAAATTAATGCTGAATTGTTTAAATCAAAGGCAAAATTTAGTCCATTTGATGGGTGGGAAGTTAAAGGCTTTCCAATTTATACAGTAGTTAATGGAACTTTATATGAAAGTTATGGGTTTTATTATTAA